One region of Oncorhynchus nerka isolate Pitt River linkage group LG22, Oner_Uvic_2.0, whole genome shotgun sequence genomic DNA includes:
- the LOC115105917 gene encoding heat shock protein 30-like: MLCSRVFQSSLSPLMDFYWPVRSLWPEVQPLLCQRYLLQRNMLEIKSSQELMEKHQQHVFGEMDHVPASVVIQPVSYTLEKEREGFAPALETKDFSPEELSVKQVGRKLRVSGKTEKKQDDGEGSYSSRCQEFRQEFDLPDGVNPETVTCSLDHDGKLHIEARKNPSSAEEVAERVVPISCSLDVKMPQFLS; this comes from the coding sequence ATGCTGTGCTCCCGAGTATTCCAGTCTTCCCTCAGCCCATTGATGGACTTCTACTGGCCTGTGCGCAGTCTTTGGCCAGAGGTCCAACCTCTTCTCTGCCAGCGGTATTTACTGCAGAGAAACATGCTGGAGATCAAGAGCAGTCAGGAGCTAATGGAGAAACATCAGCAGCACGTCTTTGGAGAGATGGACCATGTCCCAGCCTCTGTGGTCATCCAACCAGTCTCCTACAcgctggagaaagagagagagggttttgCCCCGGCACTGGAGACTAAAGACTTCTCCCCAGAGGAGCTGTCTGTCAAGCAGGTGGGCAGGAAGCTGAGAGTCAGTGGGAAGACAGAGAAGAAGCAGGATGATGGGGAAGGCTCTTACTCTTCCAGATGCCAGGAGTTCAGACAGGAATTTGATCTGCCTGATGGGGTGAATCCTGAGACTGTCACCTGCTCCCTGGATCATGATGGGAAGCTCCACATCGAGGCTCGAAAGAATCCATCATCTGCTGAGGAGGTGGCTGAGAGAGTGGTGCCCATCAGCTGTAGCCTGGATGTGAAGATGCCACAATTCCTCAGCTGA